The Gemmatimonas phototrophica region CCAGCCGAACGAGCCGACGAGGAACGACATGTCGATCCAGCTGGGCGTGTAGCTCCCCCACTGCCACGGCTCAAACTCGTGCGACAGCGACGGCACCACGATCACGAAGCGCTCAAACCACATGCCGATGTTGATGAAGATCGACAGGATGAACAGCCACGCCGGGTTACGCCGCAGCTTCTGCGACCAGAGCGACATGGGCAGAGACATGTTGCAGAGCAACATGATCCAGGCCGCCCACCACCACTGACCGAACACGCGGTTGTAGAAGAACTCCTGCTCCGCCCGCACGCTGCTGTACCAGGCGATGAAGAACTCGATCAGGTACGCACACCCCACCACCATGGAGGTGAAGAGCACGACCTTGGCGGTCGCGTCGAGGTGGTTGAGCGTGATGTAGTGCTCGAGCTTGAACCACTTGCGCATGGGGATGGCAATCGTCCACACCATCGCAAAGCCGGAGAAGATGGCACCGGCAACGAAGTACGGCGGGAAGATGGACGCGTGCCAGCCCGGCGTGAGCGCCATGGCGAAGTCGAAGGAAACGACCGAGTGCACGGAGAGCACCAGCGGCGTCGAGAAGGCGGCGAGGAACAGATACGCCTTCGCAAAGTGACGCCATTCCCGATCGCTGTTCCGCCAGCCGAGCGAGAGGATCGAGTAGACCCGCTTGCGGGTGGGGTTCGTTTCCTTGTCGCGGAGCACCGCGAAGTCAGGAATGAGACCGATGAAGAGGAACGTGGTCGAGATGGTGAGGTACGTCGAGATGGCGAAGACGTCCCATACCAGCGGCGACTTGAAGTTCGGCCACAACAGGCGCCAGTTCGGATACGGAATGAGCCAGAAGAACTTCCACGGGCGCCCGATGTGAATGATCGGGAACAGACCGGCCGTCATAACGGCGAACACGGTCATGGCTTCAGCCGCTCGATAAATCGAGGTGCGGAAGCCGGCGCGGAAGAGGTACAGAATGGCCGAGATCAGCGTACCGGCGTGACCGATACCGACCCAGAAAACGAACGTGATGATGTAGTTACCCCACATCACCGGCGGTTCGTAGCCAGCCTGACCGAGGCCCCAGTAGATCTGATAGATCCAGGCTGAGGCGCCGCAGAGCATGGCCACGATGGCCACGGCCAACCCGATAAACCACTTCTTAGTGAACCCGAGCGTCGCGATGATATCGCGATCGACCTGTTCGTAATCACGGACTGCGGGGAGCTGGACGTCGGCCGAAGCTATGTTCGGCCCACGAATGCCCTCTCGCACCGGATGTGCGACGGATGCCATGCGCGCTGTCCTCAGGCCGTCGCCGGGGATGCCGGCGACGGATAGGTGACCTTCTTGAGATAGACCACAGCGGTATACGTGTTCAATTCCTCGAACACGTGATAGGCGCGACGGTCATACGCGAGTTTCGATACGGTCCAGTTCTCGTCGGCCGCGTCACCAAAGACGATGGCGCGCGACGGGCATGCCTGAGCACACGCGGTGGTGAATTCGTCGGCGTTGACCTCGCGGCCTTCCGCCTTCGCCCGGTGTTCGGACTCACGGATGCGCTGCACGCAGAACGTGCACTTCTCCATGACGCCCTTCCCACGAACGGTGACGTCCGGGTTGAGCGACCAGTGCATGGGCTCGGGCCACGCATACTGGCGACGCTCCGGCTCACCATAGCCGAACCAGTTGAAGTAGCGGACCTTGTACGGGCAGTTGTTGCTGCAGTAGCGCGTGCCGACGCAACGGTTGTAGACCTGCACGTTGAGGCCGTCCGGCGAGTGATACGTGGCGTACACGGGGCACACCGGCTCGCACGGCGCATTGCCGCAGTGCTGGCACATCATGGGCACAAACCGCGTATCGAAGTCCGGAGAGAACTCGTTCTCGGTGTTGTTGTTGCCCTCGTAATACCGCTCGAGGCGAATCCAGGCCATTTCGCGGCCCTTGATGATGTTCGCACCCGGACGTTCATCCCAATTGGTGGGGCTGAGCGCGCGGCCCTGATACGGCGCACCCACCGTGGGAATGTTGTTTTCGCTGTAGCAGGCCGTGACGCACGCCGAGCAGCCGGTGCAACGCGCAAGGTCGATGGTCATCGCCCAGCGACGCTTCTCCGCCTTGCTCGAGTGGTTCGGATCGTACATCCCCTTGTCCTTGGACTCGGGGTTGGCGAACTCACCCTGCGCATCCGCCGCGACCGGCGACTTGAGACCGGCCTTGAAGTCCTGCGACGGCAGGCCGGGGATCTCGTGATGATGCTCGGCGTCTTCCTGTTCGGTGCCGAGCAGCACACCGATGGGGAGCGCCTGACCGATACCACGCCCATGCTGACGCGCGGATCCTTCGGTGGTGACTAGCGGAGAATTGTCCGCCGTGACCGTGACCTTGCCCTTGATGTTGCCGAGCGCGAGTCCGCCGGCAGCGTCCCACCCCGTGGAGACGAGGTCATACGCGTTCACACCGATGTTCTGGGCGAAGCGGCCGTAGGCCGTGTGACCGAGACCGAGCGAAATGCCGACGGTATCGGGGCGCACGCCCATGTAGATATAGGCAGGCGCCGTGACCTTGCCAGCGGCCGTCTCGACCGTGAGGTGAGTGCCTTCCTTGATGCCCAGCTTCTTGGCGGTGGAGGGGTGGACTTCCACCCACGACTGCCACGCGATCTTGGACACCGGATCCGGGAGTTCCTGCAGCCACGGCTTGTTCGCGCCGGCGCCATCACCCAGTGTGGGCGACGGGAAGACATGCACGAAGAAGTCGCCGGTGCCGGCGGCCGGTGCCTGCGCGGCAGCCGACAGCGCGCGGCTGCTGGTGGGCACCAGCGGGCTGCTGCTCACCTGCGCCTTAGTCAGCGCGGTCGTGAACGCCGAGCCGCCGCCGGGGAACTTGCTGATGTACCAGGTGCGGTAATCGGCCACGTTGTAGCGGGCCGCGAGCGCTTGATCCTTCTTGGCCATTTCGATCAGCACGTCGGCCGTGGACCGCGTGTCAAACACTGGATCGAGCGTGGGCTGCTGCAGGCCGAGCTGCCCATTGGCGCCGGCCGCATCACCCCAGCTTTCCAGCCAGTGATTATCGGGGAGCACCAGGTCGGCGAGCTGCGCGGTTTCGTCGGGCATCGCCGAGAACGACACCTTGAAACCGACCTTGGCGAACGCCGCCGCGAAACCAGCCGACTTGGGCATGGAGTGCGCCGGGTTGGCGCCGCGCACAAAGGCGAGCGGCACTGAACCGGCATCCATGGCCTTGACCGCGGTGGCCAGATCGGCGTACGACGCGAGACCGTTGTAGCCGGCATGCGCGTTGGCCGGCTTGATCGTTGTACCGACCGCCCCTGCCTTCTTGTTGATCTCCGCGACCATGGTCGCGCACTCAACCGCATCGGCACCGGTGACGCCACAAATCGCCATGACGCCGTTGCCGGCTTCGGCGATCGCCTTGGCGAGCGCTTCGATGGTCGCGACCGAAACACCAGAGGCGTCGGACGCGGCCTGTGCAGTACCCGCGCCGGTGAGCGCGGCGCAGAGCGCCATTTCGCTGCCCGGCTTGGCAGGCACCCACTGGTCGGCGTTGAGGCCGGTGAGGGAGCGGCGGGCGCCGACATAGACCAGTCGCGGCGCATCGGTGAGCTTGGCACGCGCATCAGCCCAGTCGAGCTGCTGCGGTACGCTGTGCCCCCACCCATCGAGGAAATCAGCACCGAAGCTGATGACCAGCTTGGCGGCGCCAAAGTCGAGCTGCGGCCAGGCGGCCCCGTAGGCCTTCTGGTTGGCGGCAATGGTGGCCACCGGCGCGGTGCTATCGACGCTCAGGTGGTTGGGCATGCCGTTCGCCGACAACCACTGGTCGAGGAAGCCCGGGAAGGTGCCTGACTCGTGCTGGTTGATGAACACCACGCTGCCGGCCTGCCCCTTGGACTTCACTTCACCCAGCTTCTGGGCGAGCAGCTCATACGCCTTGTCCCACGTGGTGGGCTTGAGCGCATTGCCCTCGCGCACCATGGGCGAGCGATAGCGGTCGGGGTTGTAGAGGCCCTGCATGGCCGACAAGCCGGTCGCGCAGATCGCGCCACGATTCATCGGATGGTCAGGATTGCCCTCCAGCTTGATCGGACGACCGTCACGGACTTCGGCGAGGACGCCGCAGGCCGCCGCGCATTCGCGGCAGGTGGTCGCGTAATACTGCGACACACCCGGAACAGTGTTGTCGGGAGAGGCGACGTACGGAATGAGCTTGCCCACCTTTTCGGAGGAGCAGCCCACCACCGCCGTCGTGGCGCTCGTGGCGCCCAGGATCTTGAGGAAGTCTCGGCGCTTAACGCCGGTCCCCGCTTCTGTGCTCATCGTTGTCGAGGGTCGATGATCAGTAGTGGCAGACGGCGCAATCGTAGCGCGCCTTCTTGGCGGGCATTGCTTCCAGCTCAGGCGTCACCTTCTGACCGGCAAGGCGAGCACCTTCCGCTGGCTTGTAGCCCTGCACATGACAGTTGATGCACCAGCCCATATTGAGCGAGTTCACCTGCTGTACGGGGACATAGTTCGTGTCCGGCCCCTGCGCGCCCTGGTTCTGGATCTGCCCGTGGCAGGTCTGACAGGTAACGCCGGCATTCACGTGGCGCATATGCGGGAACTGGACATAGTCCGGCACCTTGTGCACGCGATTCCACGGAATGGGCTGACCCTTCTGGTATGCCGCCGCAATTTTCTTGATTTCCGCCGACTGCGGCTTGACCAAGGTGTGGCAGCCCATACAGGTCGCCACCGAGGCATTGCCCGGATCGGGCGCCTTGTTGGCAGCGCTGTGGCAGTACAGGCAGTTCATGCCTGCTTTCTGCACGTGCGGTGCATGGACGAACTTGACGGGTTGCTCAACGAGCTTGCCCTGCGACGACGATGCGCCGCTGTAGGCGGACAACAGCGTGGCCGCCGCGGCAAGCGCGAGGAACCCAGGAATCACCGTCCACTTCTTCTTGACCGTCATCTCGTGTGCCGGTAAGGATTGCCGTAAGGCGTAGGAGGTTGACTGACACGCGACATGCACGACGATGAACCCCTGCCGCAGTGCAGGTCGTGGCCCAAGTCATGCTATCCGAAGACTACCTGGTCCAATGGCGTAGGACCGTTAGGGCCGTTGCCGGGTTGAACCGTGTAAGTCGCTGTCACCCAAATTTTTGCAAGCGCGAAGTATGTTCGGGACCGTATTTGTACGCAAGTGCAAGACGTACCTTCACGTAAGCAAAAAGCGAACAAATGAGTCGGGACTCCCTTGATGCAACCGCTCGCAAGGATAACGGGTAAGTTTCCGTTCGGTTCCCGGTATTTTTTCTTCGTGCATCCGGGCAAAATCGCTCATCCGTAGATCACATTCGTCTCTGGTGTGAATCGCGCTATTGCAGATGCGAGCCGTTTCTCAACTATCCCGAGACGACGGAAATATTCCCTCCGTGGGAAAACTCGGGGGCACCGCTCGGATCCGTGTCGAGCAAATCCACCAGTACCTGCGCCTGCTGGGTTAACCGCAGAGGCCACCATGAGCTCCAGGCCAGCCGATCCGGCCCCACCGTACGCACGAGATGGGCGAAATGGTCCTCCGGAGGACCCCAGACCCAATGCCAGTCATACCAAACGCGGGCCTGTTCGACCGGGGTGAGCCCCCAGTGGATTTCCTCAATCAGGTCACGGCTGGCGCCCGCCACCACCAGACGTGGCTGAGCGCCGGGAAGCCGCGCCAGATGCCGGACATGGGCTGCCGTGAGGTCACCGGCGGAATCCAGCGCATGACGCTGCCGCAGGTCCTCAAACCGAACGGTGAGATGGAGGGCGATACCGGCCTCCCCACAGGCATAAGCGAGT contains the following coding sequences:
- the nrfD gene encoding NrfD/PsrC family molybdoenzyme membrane anchor subunit, with the protein product MASVAHPVREGIRGPNIASADVQLPAVRDYEQVDRDIIATLGFTKKWFIGLAVAIVAMLCGASAWIYQIYWGLGQAGYEPPVMWGNYIITFVFWVGIGHAGTLISAILYLFRAGFRTSIYRAAEAMTVFAVMTAGLFPIIHIGRPWKFFWLIPYPNWRLLWPNFKSPLVWDVFAISTYLTISTTFLFIGLIPDFAVLRDKETNPTRKRVYSILSLGWRNSDREWRHFAKAYLFLAAFSTPLVLSVHSVVSFDFAMALTPGWHASIFPPYFVAGAIFSGFAMVWTIAIPMRKWFKLEHYITLNHLDATAKVVLFTSMVVGCAYLIEFFIAWYSSVRAEQEFFYNRVFGQWWWAAWIMLLCNMSLPMSLWSQKLRRNPAWLFILSIFINIGMWFERFVIVVPSLSHEFEPWQWGSYTPSWIDMSFLVGSFGWFFMWFLLFVKQMPVMAIMELKEIVTPRFKSGHGGGHH
- a CDS encoding molybdopterin-dependent oxidoreductase; amino-acid sequence: MSTEAGTGVKRRDFLKILGATSATTAVVGCSSEKVGKLIPYVASPDNTVPGVSQYYATTCRECAAACGVLAEVRDGRPIKLEGNPDHPMNRGAICATGLSAMQGLYNPDRYRSPMVREGNALKPTTWDKAYELLAQKLGEVKSKGQAGSVVFINQHESGTFPGFLDQWLSANGMPNHLSVDSTAPVATIAANQKAYGAAWPQLDFGAAKLVISFGADFLDGWGHSVPQQLDWADARAKLTDAPRLVYVGARRSLTGLNADQWVPAKPGSEMALCAALTGAGTAQAASDASGVSVATIEALAKAIAEAGNGVMAICGVTGADAVECATMVAEINKKAGAVGTTIKPANAHAGYNGLASYADLATAVKAMDAGSVPLAFVRGANPAHSMPKSAGFAAAFAKVGFKVSFSAMPDETAQLADLVLPDNHWLESWGDAAGANGQLGLQQPTLDPVFDTRSTADVLIEMAKKDQALAARYNVADYRTWYISKFPGGGSAFTTALTKAQVSSSPLVPTSSRALSAAAQAPAAGTGDFFVHVFPSPTLGDGAGANKPWLQELPDPVSKIAWQSWVEVHPSTAKKLGIKEGTHLTVETAAGKVTAPAYIYMGVRPDTVGISLGLGHTAYGRFAQNIGVNAYDLVSTGWDAAGGLALGNIKGKVTVTADNSPLVTTEGSARQHGRGIGQALPIGVLLGTEQEDAEHHHEIPGLPSQDFKAGLKSPVAADAQGEFANPESKDKGMYDPNHSSKAEKRRWAMTIDLARCTGCSACVTACYSENNIPTVGAPYQGRALSPTNWDERPGANIIKGREMAWIRLERYYEGNNNTENEFSPDFDTRFVPMMCQHCGNAPCEPVCPVYATYHSPDGLNVQVYNRCVGTRYCSNNCPYKVRYFNWFGYGEPERRQYAWPEPMHWSLNPDVTVRGKGVMEKCTFCVQRIRESEHRAKAEGREVNADEFTTACAQACPSRAIVFGDAADENWTVSKLAYDRRAYHVFEELNTYTAVVYLKKVTYPSPASPATA
- a CDS encoding cytochrome c3 family protein, which codes for MTVKKKWTVIPGFLALAAAATLLSAYSGASSSQGKLVEQPVKFVHAPHVQKAGMNCLYCHSAANKAPDPGNASVATCMGCHTLVKPQSAEIKKIAAAYQKGQPIPWNRVHKVPDYVQFPHMRHVNAGVTCQTCHGQIQNQGAQGPDTNYVPVQQVNSLNMGWCINCHVQGYKPAEGARLAGQKVTPELEAMPAKKARYDCAVCHY